The sequence TAAATCATCAGAATGAGAAAATAAACGGCTACCCACTAAAGCTCTAAAAATGACATTCCAAGGACCACTACCCTCCAAAGTAGCCATAGGCCCTACTTCATACCAAGCTTTCCAGTACACATTTCCCATTCCAAAATGCTTCAAACTCCTTATTTATGGACATGGGATAATTTCTTGCAAACTCAGATGTAGTAATTGCAATCAGCAAGGTCACAAATTTAAAGATTGTCCAAATTACTCTTATTGTTTTTTCTGTAATGAGGATCACCCAGCATATGACAGAACATGTTGACACATATAAAAgctcaagaaataaacaaaaacaacataacacCAAACAACCAGTAGTTAAGAAACTTTGACATCAGTAAAAATTGCAAGAACACCACACTAACAACAGCAGATATCCACAACCCAAACACTGAAAACTACCAACACCTAGAGGACAATACAAACAGCATACAACAGACAAACCCAAACATAATGCAAACATTTGCTCAAACattaacccaaacacacaacataacactagctcagaaaaaaaagcacacactaaATCCATCTGTGAAATCAAAGcttgaaaaaacaaagaacaaacacacacacatgaataaagcACGAAAAACAAAGAACTAGTAAATTCCCCAATAACATGGACACTCCCAATACCTCTATATAAAACTCCaacaccaggaaaaaaaaaaaaaaaaagtcagtaacCAAAACAATACCAGAGACAATAACAGAAGCAACCCCAATcataaaagaaattttggaatACGTAAATGGATAGATTAATACTCTGGAACGCCAGGTCCATTTTAAAcataaagacagaaacagagcgaAATATGGTTAACTAAAAATgacaattttaaaatacaaaattatgtaacagaaagaagagaaagaacagaacaaAGGGGAAGAGGTCTAGCTATTTGTATACATAACAGTAtacaatataagaaaataaaactcaGTGAAAGACAAAATACCAAGATAGAAGCAATAGCTATAAAAATTAGctacaaaacaaaatagataaaattaattttgatttaCAACCCTTGCAATAGAATAGAACAACAAGAAATAGAACATTACACAGAACagttagaaaaatagaaataggaacCCCCAGAACTAAGCTATttagaaattaaaacaaacacaaattcagGTAGGACCAcctcccaataataataaaaggcagCAGTcataacaacatacacatacaaaagaaataaaatggagCATCAATAAAGAAGGGTGCATGAATTTTCAAGGAGAATTAAATAACAAAGACATCAAGGGCATTAACTCTATAACAGAAGTAATGGgtctaaaaaaatgataataaagttagtaAAAATAAACCAAGCAAACCCTGGTGGAATCTGAAATGTaaagaaatcataaaacaaagaaataaagcatttaataacgagaaaaaatctAAATGAGGTAAACAGAATAGAATACAAGAAACTACAAATCAAAGCAAGAAAcattatagaaacaaaaaaaaagaataactggGAAACCTTCTGTGCATCACTAGATTTTAACACACCAACCAGAGAGATCTggaattccataaaaaaaaaggcaaaaacagaaTTAgtcattaattgataataatcaacCGATCCAGGATATAAAGCAAAAACTTTATTTGCTAAAAGAAGAATTTCaaggaataataaacaaaaaagcaaaacacttgctaacaaaaacaaaaataaagaatttaacaGAACAACAAAACACTGAAGGAATAAGTAAAAACCTCACTTTAAAAGAATTAacttcagtataaaaaaaaaaatcaaataaaggaaAAGCCTATGGACCACATGAATTAtcatatgaatttttaaaaaatgccccccAAAACGTATTAGAAAAAATCTTAACATTTTTTAACCTTTACTGGTTAATATGAAAATACctgaaggaagtaaaaaaaaccaaaaacattataaaactGGGTAAAgacccaacagaaaaaaaatcttagattcATTAGTAGAATATCATGTCTTGGAAAAATATTTGAAAGCATTATAACTAATAGACTAAAATGGTGGttagaaattaacaaaaaactaaACGAAGACCTAACAGGCTTCAGACCAAACAGCTCAACCACAGATACTCTACATATAATAGACTTTCATATCCATAAAGCTTTTGTAGAGAAAAAATATGCTCTAATATCATGCCTAGATTTGGAAAAAGCAATCGACACTATCAAtcatgaagtaataataatagaagcaaCAAAACTTGGAATCACAGGTACCCCACTTAAGAGGATCACTGatttcttaaaaaacaaaatctactACATAGTCATAGGTAATAAAAGGACTGCAGAAGAAAATATAGTAAGAGGCCTCCCACAGAGCTCACTGCTAAGTCCcttattaaaaagtaatatatgcagacaatattacaattatagcAATTAATAAAAATCTAgcagaagctaaaaaaaaaaactagaattaggattaaaacaaataaaagaatgggCAACAAATGGGAATTTTAGCATTATACACTCTTACAAATGAAACAAccattaaatataaacaaaaagaactaGAATGTATGCCAATGATGAAAAAACtagaaaaacacgaaaataataagaagaaaagatatgtaacagcaaatatagaagaatataacaccaaaaagaaaggagaagcttAGTAGACAGAGTAATAGAAACCTGTAAAGaattacatataacaataaaaacaaaaaagttatcaAACATAACACCTATTCCACCAtggtttgatatttaaaaaaatatacgatgAAACAGAAGTAATAGAGGCAGAacgttttgcaataaaaaaaggaattacctATATCCAAAACAACAGATTAGTAACATCAGTAATATTTTCAGATTCAAAATCAGCATTACAACTAATATCAAACTTAAAACCTAAAAACTTTAAACACATTACATTTGAAATACAGGCATTgatatacacacttacaaaccAAAATCAGATACTTACAATATAGTGGATCCcatcacacaaaaatattaaaggTAATGAAATAGCTGATCAAGCAgcaaaaaaaatgcataacatAACTAATACCATAACCATAcacgaagacaaaaaaataaaaataaaaaataaaacaaataagaataaaaaatctatGTAAAATGGAAAACACACTTAAATGCAATCCTAAACAGAAGCGCTTAAAccgtataacgggtatagaaccctattacattggcttgcagtgttattgatactggtatacagcttcactctttatttctaagagttgacacacaatataggaacacacgagacatgtctatttataggggtaatagcggtatgcgggtcaggtcagcttgcccggagggagatgGCGAAGCGGCCTTACCACGttgggtgctggtcacgaactctctgggtcaaacgaggtgagatataaatgtaacctacgccctcgctgagcgaatgGTTCTAATTTGGATCAgtgtggtaaccagccacgtggtccactggtaacagaaatagacttctgtatgtcgtattgctcggccacctactcgcgcttcgccctcgaggtgccttcaagggtaacctaacttggctggtcgtctcgttcttgtGCGTTGtgctggtgcatcttcgtggctgctcgtccctgttatcctcttcctcctggtcctcggtgtaatctgtccgtccttaatgtccacacgtcctcaaaagtctcgcacaggtcctccttgtaACGGGTCTGGGCGAGGGCtagtctagacaaatccgaagtcaaggaggtcCTGTGCGGCTAATGCTTACATTATCACCAAGTACAGCTGAATGTGAACGAGGCTTTAGCAAAATGAACCTGATCAAAACTGACAAGAGAACCCGCCTGCAGTAcaactcattatcatcactagtcaGAATCTGTTGTGATGGACCAGCTCTCCAAGCTCAGCCAAGACCAGCCATTCAGAAGTGGATGGACATGACCAAGGGCACAAGACACCTTGGGGGGCATCAACTTTCTGGCCCAAGAAAGAAGAAGGTGGTTGTTGAGTTATCATCAGAGGAAGAAGACTAGTCTAGACCATGCAGACGGATGGTCAATTCCCTTGAAGTGTctttaacaaataacaaataaagacaaatattgttttattgtgtcactttattatgtaaaatgcaaaaacaaacatCTTTTTCTAGTCAGAAAACTACAGTACAGTATTAATGTAAGTACCAGGCAATTTAGGCTGCAGCTTTATCTTGTAAACATGTATGAAATGCAGCACCAGTAGCATAACATGCAGGATGAGTAGCACAACATGCAGGACAAGTAGAATTTAGCAACTGCTCGTCCTGCAGGACGAGTGGCtctgaaattttttttgatcCCTATTACTTATAACTAAACTTAGAAACTGACCCAAATTGCAGATGGTGTGAATATCCAAAAGAAACAATTGAACACTTAAAATTGCAATGCCCAAGATTCCATTCTGAAAGAACTAAATTATTAGAggcattaaaaaagataaaaataactaatacaaATATCCCACTATTTATAACAGGGGAAAATCAACCTCCTGCTAAGTAGTACTACATACTAAGACACATGAAAATCCTCCTACAAAGatcaagaataataaatataaaacagggATTAATTCCTTCAAACAACAGAGAGAGGCTTCCAAGAAAcaagatccagggaatatagacatAAGAAGTCTAAAactctataaaagaagaaagtctAAAactctataaaagaagaaagaagataaattcCTAAACACAAAAAGCTACCTTCTAAAAATACAGAACCTCAACCATGGACAAGATTGAAAAGCAGAAAACTAGACATTTGCATAACCAGAATGAAAACAACACATACAAGATTGAACCAGCACCTACacaaagtaaaaatagtaaatgaCCCATCATGCAGATGGTGTCACTACCAAGAAGAAAACATAGAACACATAATACTACAAGTTCAAGATTGCATTCTCACTGAACAGTGTTGCTGGAAGCTCTGAAAAGAATCTAAATAAACAACCTTCAAATAGATTTATCAGGTGCTGAGCTCTCACCAATAACGAAGTACCACATTTTAATATACACCaaaatattctcaaaaaaaaaaaaaaaaactaatagagataataaaagaagaaaaaggaagaatatagATCCGGGGGTTATACACTATACAAGTCTAAGACCctataaaagaaggaagaagacttACGTCACAGATAACTGATATTACGTAAATTGAAGACAATAAATCAAATTCATGCTcggaaattatttattatatatgtgcaagTCCTATAATGCAATGGCAGCAAGGTACTCACGACTTcgacataaaatacaaaattaaaattaaaattattcttaGCCCCCCACtccaatagacaaataaataaaaaaataaataaaagtctcCCACTTTTTCTCACCTTCCCCCTGTCTTGCTCTCGTCCAAAGGCCACTTTTCTAACACACGTAAGAAGTTTCTGTAGCTGTTCCTGGCCATTCCTTCCCGTAAATGTTCAGAGGGTCACCGACTGCAGTGCGTCCGCCGAGCCGCACCGGGGAGCTTCTGCCTTGGCTTCGCTCGGCCGAAGGCTCGGCGCCGCACCTCGCCCTCTGCCTCCGCTCGCACCGATTCTACTTTGCTCCTTCTAATGGGTTGAGTACGTTTCATGGTAAATAGacgaatatatgtaaattatccaCGGCGATTTTTATAAGTCAAGCAGAAATTTTACTAATGAAAACGAATGTCTAAAACATTTTCTACATTCCCTTTATAGGCTCGTTTCCCCTCACTCTCGGTATAAACAATGGCCAGTCACAAGCTCACTTCTCTAGTCACATTGCTTTGCCTCATTTCCCTGTCGCACTGCAGGGATATCGAAAGAGAAATGACGGTGGAGGTGAAGGCAGGGACGCAGGAATGTTTCTACGAGAACGTGAAAGCCGGGGAAACCATAGATGTGGAATACCAGGTAGGATGAAAGATGTCATGGCTGGTTCCAAATGTTAGATACAGAATGACACGTCATCCAGTTGTTTGATTTTATGCTGCAGATGCTGCGATATTATAGACATTTAGAACCATAATAAGACCTAGAGGTAACTGGGAGAATATGGTTTGTGGATTTAAGCTCCATATTTATCACAATTGTGGTGGGAGTATATACTAACTGGAATTTCcaactcttctttttctttctgaccTTTAGCCCTTTGTGGACGggtggcatgtgcgtacatgacatggcatggctggactatcagCCAGGGGCAGATAGTTACAATCAcgacaaaatattatttttctgccactgaaaacgtgattaagtcatttttaacactcatttttactatacaaaaaaaaatatatgtatatatacaacaaacctaCGATTTCGACTCAATGAAGCCACAcgctgcttattttattcagactatagagcgaataatgatcaactatggagtctatatagcaacaaaaatatccttcagtcttgatttatcaggaaatatggcaagtagagactttagaaattaatgataactgaaaatataacatatgctcgtagtattacgaagaaacgacaagggatgctggtatttggcatgagcggtcacgcatgctagggcgacgatataagccccggcagcgaggcccgggccactatgaatactacccatatGGAAAGAGTTAACTGTAGATTAGATTATGTGTTGAAGTTCGGTATTATGTTATGTAACAATcaggttttcttcttcttctttcttgttatagggttttagactatagttgtctatatcccctggatcctctTCTTATTGGTTTTTGCTGTTTATATTATGTCAATTAATCTTGTTTTTTGTAGGAAAATCTTTGTATGTCTCGATATGTAGTACTTTATTATTGATGGCTGGTCTGTGCCTGTAATCAGGAGATTTGTATTAAAATCTTGTATGTTAATTTTTGTGAGAGCTTGTTTTAGTTTGGTTCTTTGAGAGTTGAATCTTGGGCAATGTAGTATCATGTGTTCAACAGTTTCTTCTTGATTCCTGCACCATCTGCAGAATGGGtcattttccatctttattctGTATAAATGTTGTTTTAgtcttgtgtgtttggttgttattCTTGCTAAACATGTATCTAGTTTTCTGTATTTAGCTCTAATCCATGGTTTTTGATCATTGTCtttgatgaaataattttttgtgttcAAGATTCTCTTTAAATCTATTTCCCACTGTTTTAAGTTCTCtgatttgatttcttttatagtatattttgtgtCTTGTGGTATGGATATGGGATTGTTTATATCATGAGCTTTCTTTGCGGCTCGATCGGCAATTTCATAtccctttatgtttttatgtgatggaatccATTGTAACATTATTTTCTTGTCTTGTGTTGAGAGTGAATGTATTTgcttttgtatttcatatgtgatttgtttgtagttctgtggtttggggttttgtattaGTTGTAGTGATGATTGTGAGTCTGTTAGTATTACTGTGTGTGTtaaattgttgtttgttatatatactagTCCTTGTTTTATGGCAAATAGTTCAGCATGAGTGATTTCTATTCTAGGGGGTAATTTCCAAatagttgttatatttttgttttgaatgaaGATGGCTGCTGAGGTTGATTCTGGTTCTTTTAACTTTGAACCGTCTGTGAAAATTTTATTGTAATCTTTGTAGATAGTATTTGTTAATTCCTGGTATTGTTTGTTAATGATTATTTGAGGGgtaatttttgttatgttattcataaattttgtttgtatatactcGGATATATCATACCATGGGGGTATTAGGGATATATTTGACGTTATATTTAGGGCTAAGTTATATgtttaagtttgtttttgttttagcagCTCTATGTAATAGTGATCTTTTGTCTCTTTGAGGGTTGTATTCTTTTAtacagtttattgttttttgttttattggcatgttattaggtttatttaacgttttcatttgtatgcattcTAGTTCTTTAATTCTAATTGATAGTGGTGGGATATTTGTTATTACATAAAGAGCTATGATTGGGGTTGTTTTGAAACATCCAGTTGCCAGTCTAGGTACTTGATTTTGTAAAGTTTCTAGTGTTTTaaattctgtttcttttgctgctcCATAAATTGTCATTCcgtattctatttttggttttatatatattttatagaattttagtAGATTTTCCCTGTTTGCTCCCCAGTTTAGTGAGGCaagttttttcattatgtttattctatttattatttctacttttattttttctatatggtTTTTCCATTTTAGTCTGGGAGCATCAAATGTTAGGCCTAGAATTTTCTGGCTATGAGTGTATCCAATttctgtattttctatttttattcttggaagttgatttacctttttatttgaaaaacccattactttacttttttaaaaatttatttgcaaGTCCCAGTTATCGGcccattcttttaattattgtaGTTCTGTTTCAATTTTAGTGGAAGCTTCTATTAGGCTTTTATTGCTTGTTACTAAGGTTATGTCGTCGgcgtatattattttttcaactccTTCTGATAAATCTAAGTCATTCATtagtatattgaataatattggGCTTACTGGTGATCCTTGGGGTACTCCACTTTGTATTATTGCTTTATCTGATTTTTGGTTACCAATTATTATTTGGAATGTTCTTTCTATTAAGCTATTTATCCATTTTAGAGGTTTTCCTGTTATtcctatttttgatatttttatcaatagTGCCTCATGAttgacagtatcaaaagctttttctagATCAGTATAtgctaatattgtatatttttttttctatgaatgctTTGTTTATATGGTTATCAATTATTTGTAGTGCATCATGGTGCTTCTGTTTGGTCTGAAGCCTATTAAATCTTTATctaatttgttgttttgttcaaaCCACCGGGTTagtctttttgttattatgttttcatatattttgccaATACATGAAATTCTGCTTATAAATCTGTATGAATTTGCTTCTGAAGGGTCTTTTCCGGGCTTATTATTGggtttattattacgttttttaatGATTCTGGGTATTCCCCTCTGGTCCAGTAAGAGTTTAAAGTAGTTAATATTGACTCTGTCAGTTGTCTGGGATGTTCTTATAAAACTCGTAAGGAATTTCGTCTGGGCCATAGGCTTTATCATTTTTGGcatcttttattactgtttttagctCTACTAAAGTTAGTTTTTTGTCCaattcgtttgtatttttttgattgaatagtctttctttttctaagtctgacaaaagttttttagtttttttgcatactatttttttaaattcttctttgaatttatctaatttatgttttatatttgttaaagGCAGATCATTTTCTATTAAAGGATATTCTGTTGTAGTTTTTTTCCTGATAGTTTCTTTATGAACTTCCAGATCTTCCTTGGtggatttttaaaacttaatgAGTTGCAGAACTTTTGCCAAGATTCTTTTTTTCGTTGACTTATTGTGAATCTAGCTTTTGCTAATAGTCTTTTGTATGTTGATTGGTTTTCTTTTGtgggtttcttcctccatttattaaatgctttgtttttttttcttttatgatatcaTGACACTCTTTATTCCACCACGGCTTGTTTGGTTTCTTCTGGTGGTTCCTTATCTCCAACTGGAAATATTTTAGTgccatattttttattagttttgtagttttttctatggttattaaagtatctatttctatattatttagtGCTTTTTGAAAGTTCGTCCATCCTTCTTTAGTATaatgccattttttctcttttaatagtTGCTTATCTTGAtgtaaattatcttttattattattggtagatgGTCGCTGTATTTATCTGTAAATGACTTAGAGTTGGTGATGCAATTACAAGATCTAAAGTTGATTCTTTAGCAGTTTTTGGATCAATTCTAGTTGTTAAATTTTGTGGAGTTAATAATATTAGATTGTTCTCGCTTATCCATTTTATTATGCTTTCACCAGTTTTATTAGTTTGTCTctgatttgtttttgtattccAGCACGGGTGGTGAGCGTATCATTTCTCCTAGTATCATTTTAGGGTTTGTGATTTGATCTGTATAGTACTCTAGTTCTGCTTTTATATCATTGCAAGGGTTATATATCAGGAGAATATTTAGccatttacttttataatttattttgataCCCATTGTTTCTatcttgtctatatatctatcccttaGTTTTAGTTATTTGAATTGTAagttattttttatgcaaaaagcTAGGCCCCCGCCTACTTGATGAAGtctatcttttcttattattatataattgtttatgttcagtatgtctttttcttttaaccatgTTTCATTTAAGGCTATTATTCCTgggttttctttgaatattaGATAGTTcagctctgtttttttgttttgaatagaATGTGCATTccaagttattattttattcatttattaggcTTATTACTTGCTTTAAAATTGGGGTGAAATCATTTAttgtttctataattatttttaaaattgattttcctGAGTTTATATTGTTCATCAAGTTTGATACGGCCTTTATTATATCTTTCGTTGTGATCATCCAGTTtcagttttcttcttttgtttcttttaacatttgtttttgagtgtgggtttggggttaggcGATGGATATGAGTGATGGGTGTATGTAAGGGGTGTAGGTAGTGAGTGTGGTTGATGAGGAGGAGTAATGGGTGTGGGTAATGTCCATGTTATTGGAGATTTTTCTAGacttatatgtttttgtttgtttgagtttttttgtggttttgttatttcctttctgtttgcttgtgtatttgtCTTTGGTATAACTTTTAAGTTTATGTTTTGAATTTTCTGCCTTAGTGGTGTTTTCTGTCCTGGAGTAATGTTTTTTGATCTCTAAGTTGTTTGATGTaaaattgtatttgtttatttcttgtgcttTGTTATGTATTCTGCATGAGTTACTGTTTGGTGTATGATCTTCTTCACAAAAGAAACAATATGGGTTGTTATTGCAATCTTAGAAGTTATGGGCAAAACTACTATATCAGctgcatcttttttgtttttacaagtgAAAATCCCATGTCCATATCTGAAGCAATTAAAGCATTTTGGTATTGGGAAGGTGTATTGTTTGACTTGGTAAGATGTGTGGCCGATAGCCACCCTTTCAGGCTGTGGACCTTTAAATGTGATTCTTAGAGATCTTGTAGGAATCcacctttctgttttgtttttttcttgattgcttttgtttattcttattatttcttgaaTGTTTGAATTCTGGCCTAgtgttctcattttttctttaattgatcTTATGTCTAAGTCTGTTTCAACTGGGAAAATTGTTCCATATGAACAGTCTGTGTTTAGGCTTGATGCTGGTTGTTTGCAATTGATTTCCCAGTGTCCAAGTTTTCTTATTTGTGTTAgagtcttatttttttatatcatttacttCAAATCTGATAGCCTTCCCAATACCTAATACTCTTAATGAATCTTCTTTGATGGATTTATGGAAATCTGAGTTATTTATTGCATTAGTTAATTTAATTGGGTTATTAAAGTTGGAGTTTGATGATTCTCCTACTAGTTGTATAAGTACTACATTCTGGTTTGGTCTTACTTGAGAGTTGGAtcagtgttattttttcattactgtgGGAATTGCGTGAAGGTCTTTCCGGCTTCTTCGTTTCGGTGTTGCTTGGAGGGTGGGATTTCTTCGTTGTCATTTTCGCTATTTTTGCGTCTTCTGTTATTTAAGGTTTCATGgtccatttgtttatctataccaGGTCTTTCTCCTGGTTCAGGGTTGAGTTTATCGTCCATGTGTTCACTACACACTTCACTTCTATTTACGTTTACCGGAATAGATGTTTTCTTTTATGGCGGGTTTTAAACGGAAAATCCctgacacagtcacatactccactttccacctatggagaaACATCGTAAGGGaaaatatcttattttgtttcagtgtagtattttctcccgacttttacttttataatttgtgttgctggtgtattCTTATTtccgctgtaattatatattcagtactaatgtactt is a genomic window of Penaeus monodon isolate SGIC_2016 chromosome 10, NSTDA_Pmon_1, whole genome shotgun sequence containing:
- the LOC119577985 gene encoding uncharacterized protein LOC119577985 isoform X2 — translated: MFRGSPTAVRPPSRTGELLPWLRSAEGSAPHLALCLRSHRFYFAPSNGLSSFPLTLGINNGQSQAHFSSHIALPHFPVALQGYRKRNDGGGEGRDAGMFLRERESRGNHRCGIPGRMKDVMAGSKC
- the LOC119577985 gene encoding uncharacterized protein LOC119577985 isoform X1 — its product is MFRGSPTAVRPPSRTGELLPWLRSAEGSAPHLALCLRSHRFYFAPSNGLSTFHGSFPLTLGINNGQSQAHFSSHIALPHFPVALQGYRKRNDGGGEGRDAGMFLRERESRGNHRCGIPGRMKDVMAGSKC